CCGAGGTCGGCGACGACCTGGTGATCATGTCGGACCTCTGCCTCGACGAGTACACCGACCACGGGCACTGCGGCGTCCTCGACACCGACGGCCGCGTCGACAACGACGCCACGCTGGAACGTTACGCCGAGATGGCGCAGGTCCAGGCCGACGCCGGCGTCCACGTCGTCGGACCCTCCGGGATGATGGACGGGCAGGTCGGGGTCGTCAGGGACGCCCTGGACACCATCGGCAAAGAGGACGTGTCGATCCTCGCGTACACCGCGAAGTACTCCTCCGCCTTCTACGGCCCCTTCCGCGAGGCCGTCGGCTCCTCCCTCGACGGCGACCGCAAGACCTACCAGCAGGACCCCGCCAACCTCCGCGAGTCGATGCGCGAGCTCGCCCTCGACCTGGAGGAGGGCGCGGACATGGTGATGGTGAAGCCGGCGGGGCCGTATCTCGACGTGCTCGCGAAGGTCGCCGCCGCCGTGGACGTGCCCGTCGCCGCGTACCAGATCAGCGGCGAGTACGCGATGGTCGAAGCCGCCGCCGAGAAGGGCTGGATCGACCGCGACCGGGCGATCCTCGAGACCCTCACCGGCATCCGGCGCGCCGGCGCCCAGATGATCCTGACCTACTGGGCGACCGAGGTGGCGCAGAAGCTGGCCGTCGGGCGGGGTTAGCCAAGGCTAGTCCCACCAGAACGTCCAGACGGGGCTGTCCAGCAGCCCCGTCCGGGCGTATGCGCGCAGGCCACCGTGGTCGCCCTGGTTCACGTTGTCCGGGCAGAACGCGAAGTGCTCCGCCGCCAGCGCCTCGGCCTCCTCCAGCGTCCCGGGCGGGGCCGCGACCGAGACCACCAGCTGGTCGAAGGTGAGCGCGACGACACGGGCCCCGAAACGGTCCTCCCAGGACCGCAGGACCGCACACAGGCGGGCCACGTCGTTCTCGTGGTTCAGCGGCCCGGTCCAACCGATCACCGCCGGTATGTCCGCGCTGCGCCGTGCCGGGACGAGGGCCGGCCGGGCGTCCTCCAGCCAGAACCCCGGCTCCGTCAGCATCTCGGCGACGGCGGCCGCCGTCCCGTCGGGGTCCGCGTCGCACGGCTGCGCCGGGGCCAGGCCCGGCCAGCCGACGCTTCCGGGTATCTCGTCGGACGCGTTCGCGTCCCAGAACCCGGCGAGGACCCCGTCGGCCTCGTGGTCGGCCGGGTCGCTCATTCGCTCCGGCATCAGCTCCCACCGGTCCAGGCTCCAGTCACCGCCCAGCAGCACCGGCAGCAGTCCCGCCGTGCGGGCCGCCGGGCGCAGCGCGCTCCAGGCGGACGGGCCCGCCGCGCCGTGTCCCGACCAGATATACGGGGCGTCCACCGGGCCGGTGAGGGCGCCGGGCGGCAGGTCGAGGCCGAGGGAACGGCCGGTCGGATCGGCTGCGAGCCGGGGCAGCTGGTTCGGGATCATCGCCATGCGGAGAACGTACGGGGCACCACTGACATTGATACTCGTAGCGGGTTCCGGGGGCCGTGGCTCTCCCACTGACTGACGCCCTGCTGGGCTGTCTTCGCGTTGTACCGTCCGGCCGCCGGGACCCGTTCTTCATGGCTCCGGCCAGGTGGAACATGACCTGATAGGAGCTTGGTCAGAAGCCCCATCAATGTCCTGTCTGCGCCACCTGGCCGGTGTCACCTCCGGCTAGGAAGGCACCCCCAGCATGACGTCAGCGGGCACGGTGGACATGGATCAGCAGTGGGTGTTCGGCGGCGTGGATTCTCATGCCGACACCATCCACGTCGCGGTCGTCACCGACAACGGCGGTCACGTTGCCGACGCCGAGTTCCCCACCACCACGGCCGGATACACCGCGGCCCTCGCGTTCCTGGGCGCCCATGGGGACGTGATCGCGATCGGCGTGGAAGGCACCGCGTCCTACGGAACCGGCTTCACCCGCGCGGCCCGGGCCACCGGTTTGACCGTGGTCGAGGTCAACCGCCCCGACCGCGCCGAACGCCGCCGCAACGGCAAGTCCGACCCCATCGACGCCTACGCCGCCGCCCGCGCCGCACTGTCCGGACGCGCGTCCAGCGCGCCCAAGGACGACGCCGTCACCGGCATACGTGCCCTCCACAACGCCGCCCGGTCCACGGTCAAAGCCCGCACCGCCGCCATCAACCAGATCGGTCACATCCTGGTCAGTGCCCCCGACGCTATCCGCGACCGCTACCGGGCCCTACGCGGCAAGGTGCTGATCGACACCCTCGCCCGCCAGCGACCCCACGGGGACGCGGTCCATACTGCCGTCCTGACCGCCCTGAAGAGCCTGGCCAGGCGGGTCCAGGCCCTCACCGGCGAGCACGACGAGCTCACAGCCGCACTCGACGGCGTGGTCAGCACCCACAATCCGGGCCTGCGAGCTGCCTACGGCGTCGGTCCCGACACCGCGGCCCAGCTCCTGATCACCGCCGGCGGCAACCCCGACCGCCTCCGCACCGAGGCGTCCTTCGCCGCTCTATGCGGCGTCGCACCCGTGCCGGCCTCCAGTGGCAAGACCAGCCGTCACCGCCTCTCCCGAGGCGGTGACCGGGCCGCCAACGCGGCCCTCTACCGCATATCCCTCGTCCGCATGGCCAGCGACCGGCGCACACGCGAATACGTGGCACGGCAGACCGCGGCCGGCCGGACGAAGAAGGAGATCATCCGTCTCCTCAAGCGGGCCATCGCCCGCGAGGTGTTCCGCTACCTCACCACCACGGTCACCGTCCCCGACATCGCCGACCTACGACCTCTGCGGCGGTCCAAGAACATCACCCTCACCACCGTGGCCGAGCACTTCGGCGTCTGGCCCGCCGTCATCTCCTGCGTCGAACGCGGCACCCGCCGCGACGACTACCTCGCAGGCGCCTACCGCGACTGGCTCATCGCAGCTTGACCCTCTGACGCGGAGGTTCACTCATAGCCAGTGGCGGCCTGAAGCGCTTTCGCCAGGAAAGCCCAGTTCCCGCCTTCGGGGAGCTCTTGACCCACGTTCTGATACCAGCCCGGCGAGTCATGCATCCATGCCGCAAGGGCCTCAAGGAATCGATCGAGGGTCTGGTTCTCCCACTCGTCTCCCCTTCGGAGATAGTCCTCATGCAGTCCTCGAACAAAGGAGACCAGTTCGTCGCGGCTGCGGACTTCATCGTCGGGAATCAGTGACATAGAGCGAACCTACCCTCCACCTCGTCCGCAGAGCGCTTGACGATCAATAGGAGCATCAACGGGGCGAGTGGTGTGGCGGCACCGGGCGGCGCACTCTGGAGAGGTACCCGACAGGTACCTCGCTGGAGGTGGTCCTCATGATGCACACGCTTGTCGGATGGCACGTGGAGATGGAATTCAAGGAGGAGGGCGACCGGACGCGGGCGGCGGCCATGGTCCGGCTCACGGACGGCACCGAGTTCCGGGCCCACGGCACGGCCAATCGACACCCCTCCGATCCTGACCAGCTGCGCGTCGGCGAGGAGATCGCGGGCGCCCGCGCGCTCATGGACCTCGCCTCACAGCTGCTCCAGAAAGCCCACACGGAGATCGACGAGGTCTCGGGCAGGACCTCCCACTCCATCCGATGACGACGAAGCCCCCGCCACGGTGTTC
The sequence above is a segment of the Streptomyces sp. NBC_01255 genome. Coding sequences within it:
- a CDS encoding DUF4253 domain-containing protein, yielding MAMIPNQLPRLAADPTGRSLGLDLPPGALTGPVDAPYIWSGHGAAGPSAWSALRPAARTAGLLPVLLGGDWSLDRWELMPERMSDPADHEADGVLAGFWDANASDEIPGSVGWPGLAPAQPCDADPDGTAAAVAEMLTEPGFWLEDARPALVPARRSADIPAVIGWTGPLNHENDVARLCAVLRSWEDRFGARVVALTFDQLVVSVAAPPGTLEEAEALAAEHFAFCPDNVNQGDHGGLRAYARTGLLDSPVWTFWWD
- the hemB gene encoding porphobilinogen synthase; this encodes MNSYGSFPGARPRRLRTTPAMRRMVAETRLQPADLILPAFVREGITEPVPIAAMPGVVQHTRDTLRKAAVEATEAGVSGIMLFGVPEDAKKDAAGTAGTDPDGILQVAIRDVRAEVGDDLVIMSDLCLDEYTDHGHCGVLDTDGRVDNDATLERYAEMAQVQADAGVHVVGPSGMMDGQVGVVRDALDTIGKEDVSILAYTAKYSSAFYGPFREAVGSSLDGDRKTYQQDPANLRESMRELALDLEEGADMVMVKPAGPYLDVLAKVAAAVDVPVAAYQISGEYAMVEAAAEKGWIDRDRAILETLTGIRRAGAQMILTYWATEVAQKLAVGRG
- a CDS encoding DUF7660 family protein — protein: MSLIPDDEVRSRDELVSFVRGLHEDYLRRGDEWENQTLDRFLEALAAWMHDSPGWYQNVGQELPEGGNWAFLAKALQAATGYE
- a CDS encoding IS110 family transposase, producing the protein MTSAGTVDMDQQWVFGGVDSHADTIHVAVVTDNGGHVADAEFPTTTAGYTAALAFLGAHGDVIAIGVEGTASYGTGFTRAARATGLTVVEVNRPDRAERRRNGKSDPIDAYAAARAALSGRASSAPKDDAVTGIRALHNAARSTVKARTAAINQIGHILVSAPDAIRDRYRALRGKVLIDTLARQRPHGDAVHTAVLTALKSLARRVQALTGEHDELTAALDGVVSTHNPGLRAAYGVGPDTAAQLLITAGGNPDRLRTEASFAALCGVAPVPASSGKTSRHRLSRGGDRAANAALYRISLVRMASDRRTREYVARQTAAGRTKKEIIRLLKRAIAREVFRYLTTTVTVPDIADLRPLRRSKNITLTTVAEHFGVWPAVISCVERGTRRDDYLAGAYRDWLIAA
- a CDS encoding DUF1876 domain-containing protein → MHTLVGWHVEMEFKEEGDRTRAAAMVRLTDGTEFRAHGTANRHPSDPDQLRVGEEIAGARALMDLASQLLQKAHTEIDEVSGRTSHSIR